From the genome of Psychroserpens ponticola, one region includes:
- a CDS encoding DUF3800 domain-containing protein has protein sequence MKHTIYFDEAGNTGQDLLNQQQKVFSLASVQFNQEQQDELSKIFDNGGEIHFKKLKNSSTGRKQIIDFINHELICEQNIISSTCHKKFATVAQIVDQLIEPVFYDNGIDLYIDGRNLIYTNYLFYLGELVWDKTSFNKVLESFIKMMRQKDDDSINAFYSIVNDFSESIDVEFKETFINPIIESREQIEQILESVTKFTLDVTLSSFLNLCDLWHKKHNAKINIVFDNSKQIEFYKEFIEFMKQMNVKTQEVGYGNRKMVFPTQIDTLTLKDSSTELSLQFADLVASTITFMYSNENEKHKSFVENIKKSKLLKLSNCHVIWPYPNFSPKDLGMENSTGNNPLDFIADYQIKNNL, from the coding sequence ATGAAACACACAATATACTTTGATGAAGCAGGAAATACAGGACAAGATTTGCTTAATCAACAACAGAAAGTTTTTTCTTTAGCCTCTGTCCAGTTTAATCAAGAACAACAAGATGAATTGTCAAAAATATTTGACAATGGTGGAGAAATCCATTTTAAAAAATTAAAAAATAGTTCTACAGGGCGAAAACAAATAATTGATTTTATCAATCACGAATTAATCTGTGAACAGAATATAATTAGTTCAACTTGTCATAAGAAATTTGCTACTGTTGCACAAATTGTTGATCAACTTATTGAACCTGTTTTTTATGATAATGGAATTGATTTATATATTGATGGGAGAAATCTTATTTACACAAACTACTTGTTTTATTTAGGAGAATTAGTATGGGACAAAACGTCATTTAATAAGGTTCTGGAATCATTTATAAAAATGATGAGGCAAAAGGATGATGATTCTATCAACGCTTTTTATTCAATTGTTAATGATTTTTCTGAATCCATAGATGTGGAATTTAAAGAAACTTTTATCAACCCTATAATAGAAAGTCGAGAACAAATCGAACAAATTTTAGAATCTGTAACTAAATTTACTTTAGACGTAACATTGTCATCATTTTTAAATTTATGTGATTTATGGCACAAGAAACATAATGCAAAAATTAATATTGTTTTTGATAATTCAAAGCAAATTGAATTCTATAAAGAGTTTATTGAGTTCATGAAACAAATGAATGTTAAAACTCAAGAAGTTGGATATGGGAATAGGAAAATGGTTTTTCCAACTCAAATAGACACATTAACATTGAAAGATTCTTCAACCGAATTATCATTACAGTTTGCAGACCTAGTTGCTAGCACAATAACTTTTATGTACAGTAACGAAAATGAAAAACATAAATCATTTGTCGAAAATATTAAAAAAAGCAAATTACTTAAATTATCAAATTGTCATGTTATTTGGCCTTATCCGAATTTCAGTCCTAAAGATCTAGGAATGGAAAATTCAACAGGAAACAATCCATTAGATTTTATAGCAGATTATCAGATAAAAAACAACTTGTAA
- a CDS encoding lipocalin-like domain-containing protein, producing the protein MKTLFKSILLLSIFLLSSCNKDSNDDDDYDDVRNNAELIMGVWQIETRLINNNPQNLDNCEILETISFSEDLIYDKVTFSGNSCEIETQTTGTITYNNEETNFTVIGQNFGFRAFILNIDENNLTLAYDESELEERFTKL; encoded by the coding sequence ATGAAAACACTATTTAAAAGTATCTTACTGCTTTCTATCTTTCTTTTATCTTCTTGTAATAAGGATTCAAATGATGATGATGATTATGATGATGTTAGAAATAATGCCGAACTTATTATGGGTGTATGGCAAATTGAAACAAGATTAATAAATAACAACCCTCAAAATCTAGATAATTGTGAAATATTGGAAACAATATCATTTTCTGAAGACCTTATTTATGATAAGGTAACATTTTCTGGAAATTCTTGTGAAATAGAAACACAGACAACAGGTACTATAACTTATAATAATGAAGAAACTAACTTTACAGTAATTGGTCAGAATTTTGGCTTTAGAGCTTTTATACTAAATATCGATGAAAATAACTTAACCTTAGCCTACGATGAATCTGAGTTAGAAGAACGTTTTACAAAATTGTAA
- a CDS encoding DUF6090 family protein: MEKNKTGKYFKYAIGEIVLVVIGILIALQINNWNENRKASNEEIKILNALDADFKVSKERIGKTLGSQSKVMSHSQALAGIYERHNKKEYQYFDTNLDSLSHLIAYSTSWYRAEPVTGAYNSLISAGKIDLIQNENLRNLLAQFIADFESGFEDQESSMKLLENLNNETSHFIFKIASNKMRHYLGYNSRKINSLTISETFFTNDSYFGNLFLKSIDEFNRLERQKQMLEQVNSILNIIKQELENKLS, from the coding sequence ATGGAAAAAAATAAAACTGGAAAGTATTTTAAATATGCTATTGGTGAAATTGTACTTGTGGTAATTGGAATTTTGATTGCTCTTCAAATCAATAATTGGAATGAAAACCGAAAAGCTTCAAACGAAGAAATTAAGATTTTGAATGCTCTGGATGCGGACTTTAAAGTTTCTAAAGAAAGAATAGGAAAAACTCTTGGATCTCAATCCAAGGTAATGAGCCATAGTCAAGCTCTAGCAGGAATTTATGAAAGACATAATAAAAAAGAGTATCAATATTTTGATACAAATTTAGATTCTTTAAGTCATCTTATTGCTTATAGCACTTCCTGGTATAGAGCTGAACCAGTTACAGGAGCCTACAATTCTTTGATTAGTGCTGGTAAAATTGACTTAATACAAAATGAAAATTTAAGAAATTTATTAGCCCAGTTTATTGCAGACTTTGAATCTGGTTTTGAGGACCAAGAATCTTCAATGAAATTATTAGAAAATCTTAATAATGAAACTAGTCATTTCATATTTAAAATAGCCAGCAATAAAATGAGACATTATTTAGGTTATAATTCGAGAAAAATTAATAGTCTGACCATCTCCGAGACTTTCTTTACAAATGATTCTTATTTTGGAAATCTATTTTTGAAATCTATTGATGAGTTTAACAGATTAGAAAGACAAAAACAGATGTTGGAACAAGTAAATTCTATTTTAAATATTATTAAACAAGAATTAGAAAATAAATTGAGTTGA
- a CDS encoding abortive infection system antitoxin AbiGi family protein produces MAISTNSIIHYTDSFKVLTSILKEGFRIKYCVEKLKLGSGSSNAAHPMISFCDIPLSDSEQHFDAYGKYGIGLSKNWAIKNGVNPVLYIDHNSLFAKSLFELIKERRKKDTNLTRKQDLEILQIKSYAKNYSGLLKRKDVNNPNYKFYDEREWRLVPTKKEMNNASFSLDLSFFNKNKEEANENISDCRFGFNSKDISYIIVEKTLEIPKMINFLREDFSDRCTAKELDILFSKICSTEQILDDY; encoded by the coding sequence ATGGCAATAAGTACAAATTCAATAATTCATTACACTGATTCTTTCAAAGTATTAACATCAATCTTAAAAGAAGGGTTTCGAATTAAATACTGTGTTGAAAAATTAAAACTTGGTTCTGGTTCATCGAATGCAGCACATCCAATGATTTCATTTTGTGATATTCCCTTATCTGATTCAGAACAACATTTTGATGCCTATGGAAAGTATGGAATTGGATTATCTAAAAATTGGGCAATTAAAAACGGAGTAAATCCTGTTTTATATATAGATCACAATTCTCTTTTTGCTAAAAGTTTATTTGAACTAATTAAAGAAAGACGAAAAAAAGACACGAACTTAACAAGAAAACAAGATTTAGAAATTTTACAAATAAAAAGTTACGCAAAAAACTATTCTGGATTACTAAAAAGAAAAGATGTGAATAATCCTAATTATAAGTTTTATGATGAACGAGAATGGAGACTTGTACCTACTAAAAAAGAAATGAATAATGCTTCATTTTCATTAGATTTAAGTTTTTTCAATAAAAATAAAGAAGAAGCTAATGAAAACATCTCTGATTGTAGATTTGGATTTAATTCAAAAGATATATCATATATTATTGTAGAAAAAACATTGGAAATCCCAAAAATGATTAATTTTTTAAGAGAAGATTTTTCTGATAGATGCACAGCAAAAGAGCTCGATATTTTATTTAGTAAAATTTGCTCAACTGAACAAATTTTAGACGATTATTAA
- a CDS encoding type II toxin-antitoxin system RelE/ParE family toxin → MGLEVYWLQLAEDKLDDIYSYYKFKAGKRIAQKLINGIIDSTIDLENQPEIGQVELNLSNRKHEFRYLVFKNYKIVYWINFDFKRVEIANVFDSRQSPDKIQETK, encoded by the coding sequence ATGGGATTAGAAGTTTATTGGTTACAATTAGCGGAGGACAAACTCGATGATATTTATAGTTATTATAAATTTAAAGCAGGAAAACGCATAGCTCAAAAATTAATCAATGGAATTATAGATAGTACAATTGATTTGGAAAACCAACCTGAAATTGGTCAAGTCGAATTAAATCTATCAAATAGAAAACACGAATTTCGGTATTTAGTTTTTAAAAATTATAAAATCGTTTATTGGATAAATTTTGATTTTAAAAGAGTTGAAATTGCAAACGTTTTTGATAGTCGTCAAAGTCCTGACAAAATTCAAGAGACAAAATAA
- the pafA gene encoding alkaline phosphatase PafA — translation MKSKSIISILILYIISSNFSYGQSDRLKKPKLIIGIVVDQMRSEQLYRYAAKYSDDGFKRILRDGFNFKNTQYNYTPTVTAAGHSSIYTGTTPSKHGVIANSWFNRYKNRYVKSVEDTTVVLIGSQNKNNVGSSPKQLLTTTISDQLRLSTNFRSKVISVSLKDRGAVLPGGHLANAAYWHDIETSPGYFVSSSYYMNKLPKWVSRFNELEKSSKYLDTVWNTFYPIENYTESYGDNNKYELILGEDSPTFPYDFRKLRVKYKKRNIEYLMLGFSPAGNTLLTEFALDAIKNEKLGIDKDTDMLTISYSVTDKAGHVFGPNSVEVEDIYIRLDREISKLLKYLDKNIGKGEYTLFLTSDHGAIPIASYLNDINIPTGVVRMAKYKEQLEKYLNTKYGKGSWIQNFDDEQLYLNRDIILEKGIQLKSIQQDAVDFLVNLKGISSALTAYHMQTTQYNSGMKKRAQNGYNQKRSGDVILTFNAGFVQDDDSEIDVSLVKGTIHGSGYGYDTHVPLLWFGNGISHGESVRQVSPTDISSTLTMMLNLQLPSGNSGTPLRELFK, via the coding sequence ATGAAATCCAAAAGTATAATTTCAATTTTAATACTGTATATAATTAGTTCTAATTTTTCATACGGGCAATCTGATCGTTTAAAAAAGCCCAAACTGATTATTGGGATTGTAGTAGATCAAATGAGATCTGAACAATTGTATAGGTATGCAGCAAAATATAGCGATGATGGTTTTAAAAGAATTTTACGCGATGGATTCAATTTTAAAAACACCCAATATAATTATACACCTACGGTTACAGCTGCTGGACATTCTTCAATATATACGGGCACCACACCATCTAAACATGGTGTTATAGCGAATAGTTGGTTCAATCGCTATAAAAATAGATATGTTAAAAGTGTGGAAGATACCACTGTTGTATTGATTGGTAGTCAAAATAAAAATAATGTTGGGTCTTCCCCAAAACAGCTATTAACCACTACAATTTCTGACCAGCTTCGTTTGAGTACAAATTTTAGATCGAAAGTAATAAGTGTTTCATTAAAAGACAGAGGAGCAGTATTACCTGGAGGTCATCTCGCTAACGCAGCATATTGGCATGATATTGAAACTAGTCCTGGATATTTTGTTTCTAGTTCTTACTATATGAATAAATTACCTAAATGGGTTAGTAGGTTTAATGAATTAGAAAAATCGAGTAAATATTTAGACACGGTCTGGAATACATTTTACCCAATAGAAAACTATACTGAAAGTTATGGAGATAACAACAAATATGAGCTTATTCTTGGAGAAGACAGCCCTACTTTTCCTTATGATTTTAGAAAACTTCGTGTAAAATACAAGAAAAGAAATATCGAATATTTGATGTTAGGCTTTTCACCAGCAGGAAACACATTACTTACTGAATTTGCATTAGATGCCATTAAAAATGAAAAATTAGGCATCGATAAAGACACCGATATGCTAACTATTAGCTATTCTGTAACTGATAAAGCTGGACATGTTTTTGGACCTAATTCAGTAGAAGTTGAAGATATATATATACGATTAGATCGTGAAATAAGTAAGCTTCTAAAGTATTTAGATAAGAATATTGGCAAAGGAGAGTACACGCTATTTCTTACTTCCGATCACGGAGCAATTCCTATTGCATCATATCTTAATGATATCAACATCCCAACTGGAGTAGTACGAATGGCTAAATATAAAGAACAATTAGAAAAATATTTAAACACCAAATATGGAAAAGGTTCGTGGATTCAAAATTTTGATGATGAACAATTATATTTAAATAGAGATATTATTTTAGAAAAGGGAATTCAACTAAAAAGCATACAGCAAGATGCAGTCGATTTTTTGGTAAATCTCAAAGGAATTAGTAGTGCTTTAACAGCATACCACATGCAAACTACTCAATATAATTCTGGAATGAAAAAACGCGCTCAAAATGGTTACAATCAAAAAAGATCTGGAGATGTCATCTTAACTTTTAATGCTGGTTTTGTTCAAGATGATGATTCTGAAATTGACGTATCTTTAGTAAAAGGAACCATTCATGGTTCTGGATATGGTTATGATACTCATGTACCTTTATTATGGTTTGGAAACGGGATCTCACATGGAGAATCTGTAAGACAAGTTTCACCTACAGATATCTCGTCTACCCTAACAATGATGCTGAATCTTCAATTACCAAGTGGAAATTCGGGAACCCCATTAAGAGAATTATTTAAATAA
- a CDS encoding RDD family protein — MTNDFTFELIAIGVLILTYYTLYYLSKLIIKYELQKKKTKRISNAKTYKTVTRQGENFEYEFPLNPNLDEFWIRLFAKVFDYGFYLGIFYLIDRILIEKSIYPYLLAFLALFIINPIFESLTGRTFGKYVFGMRVIDDFGENPSFLTSFIKNLLQLFSIAFYVLSSATILEDEMFFHNKRTFTYTIWSKDKEKILTELNN; from the coding sequence ATGACGAACGACTTTACATTTGAATTAATAGCTATTGGAGTTTTAATACTTACATACTATACTCTGTACTATTTATCCAAACTCATAATCAAATACGAACTGCAAAAGAAAAAAACGAAAAGAATATCTAATGCTAAAACTTATAAAACGGTTACAAGGCAAGGAGAAAATTTTGAATATGAATTTCCGTTAAACCCGAATTTAGACGAATTTTGGATAAGATTATTTGCGAAAGTATTTGACTATGGATTTTATTTAGGAATATTTTATCTTATTGACAGAATTTTAATCGAAAAAAGTATATATCCATACTTGTTGGCATTTTTAGCTTTATTTATTATTAATCCGATATTTGAATCGTTGACTGGTAGAACTTTTGGGAAATATGTGTTCGGAATGAGAGTTATTGATGACTTTGGAGAAAACCCATCATTCTTGACTTCATTCATTAAAAATTTACTTCAACTTTTTAGTATAGCTTTTTATGTATTATCAAGTGCGACAATATTGGAAGATGAAATGTTTTTTCATAATAAAAGAACATTTACATATACGATTTGGAGTAAAGACAAAGAAAAAATATTAACTGAATTAAATAACTAA
- a CDS encoding tetratricopeptide repeat protein: MREKLIYILIFGVLLYSCDFTSADEYYNQAFEYEEKGDLKKAIELLDKSIEKQSDFRPALLNRGYYKTELGNLDGGIMDYKKILEFDSDNTLALYNIGTNYQELEKPKKAIEYFTKALNTSGALTSFANSNGGTLGLRTNLDFDKLDNDNDFEIHKCKIQFSRGVNYFFTKKYDLAIIDFENSIKANYNKAESHFFLGGIYLEKAELNKACENFTLSADLGDLDAKEKIKVHCNE, translated from the coding sequence ATGCGAGAAAAACTCATTTACATATTAATTTTCGGAGTGCTATTGTACTCTTGTGACTTCACTTCTGCTGATGAATACTATAATCAAGCTTTCGAATACGAAGAGAAAGGTGATTTAAAAAAAGCGATTGAATTACTCGATAAATCTATCGAAAAACAATCTGATTTCAGACCTGCACTTTTAAATCGTGGATATTACAAAACTGAACTAGGAAACCTTGATGGCGGAATTATGGACTATAAAAAAATATTAGAATTTGATTCTGATAACACTCTTGCCCTCTATAACATCGGAACTAACTATCAAGAATTAGAAAAACCAAAAAAAGCCATTGAATATTTTACAAAAGCACTGAATACAAGTGGAGCTTTGACAAGTTTTGCAAATTCAAATGGAGGTACGTTAGGTTTAAGAACAAATCTTGACTTTGATAAATTAGATAACGATAATGATTTTGAAATACATAAATGTAAAATTCAATTTTCTCGTGGTGTAAATTACTTTTTTACTAAAAAATATGATCTAGCAATAATTGACTTTGAAAATTCCATTAAAGCAAATTATAATAAAGCCGAAAGCCATTTCTTTCTTGGCGGAATATATTTGGAAAAAGCTGAACTTAATAAGGCTTGTGAAAACTTTACCTTATCAGCTGATTTAGGAGATTTAGATGCTAAAGAAAAAATAAAGGTACATTGCAATGAATAA
- a CDS encoding DUF6090 family protein, with product MGKNKTTKYLKYAIGEIVLVVIGILIALGINNWSNEHTAKKELKEIYKQIQNDLIIDTTQIGRIVRIYEEKEERIQDILEKRIKPSFYDTISPLNYKDCKICVIDVATFSSFEINSKGYNLFNNNGVIKTITKDSLPDRIDEFYTSAMPRIQTQVQVVKNISLENIKDFQQYSWFVDWTEKRYNEDMLLYIFESETYRNQLASYKLFYKKNYIRILISYKEYAGYILGLIELEQK from the coding sequence ATGGGAAAAAACAAAACTACAAAGTATTTGAAATATGCAATCGGTGAGATTGTCCTAGTGGTAATTGGAATACTAATTGCATTAGGAATTAATAACTGGAGTAATGAACATACAGCAAAAAAAGAACTAAAAGAAATTTATAAACAAATACAAAATGACTTAATAATTGACACAACACAAATTGGGCGAATAGTTCGAATCTATGAAGAAAAAGAAGAAAGAATTCAGGATATTTTAGAAAAAAGAATAAAACCATCTTTTTACGATACTATAAGCCCTCTTAATTATAAAGACTGTAAAATATGCGTCATAGATGTTGCAACATTTAGTTCCTTTGAAATTAATTCAAAAGGTTATAATCTATTCAATAATAATGGTGTTATTAAAACAATAACAAAAGATTCACTACCAGATAGGATTGATGAATTTTATACAAGTGCCATGCCAAGGATTCAGACTCAAGTTCAAGTTGTTAAAAATATTTCTTTAGAAAACATAAAAGACTTTCAGCAATATTCTTGGTTTGTAGATTGGACTGAAAAAAGATATAATGAAGATATGCTATTGTATATATTTGAAAGCGAAACTTATCGTAATCAATTAGCAAGTTATAAGCTTTTTTACAAAAAAAATTATATCCGAATTTTAATTTCTTACAAAGAATACGCTGGTTACATTTTAGGTCTAATTGAATTAGAACAAAAATAA
- a CDS encoding DUF6090 family protein, whose product MIKFFRKIRQNLLMENKTGKYFKYAIGEIILVVIGILIALSINNWNEDRKAKTYEEQVYTQIYKDIKADSLNLSLVIKYYKQKDTLMNRILYDSVPSIEYETINDENQYTFPYGIRLITNHDNISNTKKGYQLFKTFNTMDIDSDSLSFSIEDYYSQAIINEKYELVKNATDRNITEFQQKDWFLDFAVNHKLNLDYLDYINNSRDFKIRVFDYQLFAIKNHNRDLIQQQELAEIIKEKIKDRLEK is encoded by the coding sequence ATGATAAAATTCTTTAGAAAAATTAGACAAAACTTGCTTATGGAAAATAAAACTGGAAAGTATTTTAAATATGCGATTGGAGAAATTATACTTGTGGTAATTGGAATTTTGATTGCATTAAGCATTAATAACTGGAATGAAGATAGAAAAGCTAAAACCTATGAAGAACAAGTTTACACACAAATTTATAAAGATATAAAGGCAGATAGCTTAAACCTCTCTCTTGTCATTAAATATTACAAACAAAAGGATACTTTAATGAATCGAATTCTTTACGATAGTGTGCCTTCAATCGAATACGAAACCATAAATGATGAAAATCAATATACATTTCCCTACGGTATCCGTCTTATTACAAATCATGATAATATATCGAACACCAAAAAAGGGTATCAACTTTTTAAAACATTTAATACTATGGATATAGATTCTGATTCACTTTCTTTTTCTATAGAAGACTATTATTCACAAGCGATCATTAACGAAAAATATGAATTGGTTAAAAACGCTACCGATAGGAACATTACAGAATTTCAACAAAAAGATTGGTTTCTCGATTTTGCAGTAAATCATAAATTAAATCTTGACTATTTAGATTATATTAATAATAGTAGAGACTTTAAAATTCGAGTTTTTGATTATCAACTTTTTGCTATAAAAAACCACAATCGAGATTTGATACAACAACAAGAACTTGCTGAGATAATTAAAGAAAAGATTAAAGATAGGCTAGAAAAATAA
- a CDS encoding CPBP family intramembrane glutamic endopeptidase → MNILKAFLLTALLMVIELALSYPVWYFADTTNFETNSILHLIGISGIVPYSISFIIVLFFISKMKLKWDNGIKKVKSLNLEIVIYLLIMNIGLYFFDRPCFDFTRILDTINNVPIEPYTNYQGSNISLFYRTIAVLFIAPIFEELFFRKYLFVELSKKYSSKISIIISSICFSLIHLPSYRNLIPTFLFGVICCLIYSKTRNILYTILIHFLSNLTWLLTIKFGANIYNWVLSLEYNYLYWVLVLSGILIVYFSLRKITTANNVYN, encoded by the coding sequence ATGAACATCCTCAAGGCATTCTTACTTACCGCTTTATTAATGGTTATTGAATTAGCTTTATCTTATCCTGTATGGTATTTTGCAGATACTACTAATTTTGAAACAAATTCAATTCTGCATTTAATTGGGATTTCTGGTATTGTTCCTTATTCAATCTCATTTATCATAGTATTATTTTTTATTTCTAAAATGAAACTCAAATGGGATAATGGAATTAAAAAAGTAAAATCATTGAATTTAGAAATTGTAATTTATCTTCTAATAATGAACATTGGCTTATATTTTTTTGATAGACCATGTTTTGATTTCACAAGAATCTTGGATACAATAAATAATGTTCCAATTGAACCATATACAAATTATCAAGGTTCAAATATTTCTTTATTCTATAGGACTATAGCTGTTCTATTTATTGCTCCAATATTTGAAGAATTATTTTTTAGAAAATACTTGTTTGTAGAATTGTCAAAGAAGTACTCAAGTAAAATTTCAATCATAATTTCAAGTATTTGTTTTTCATTAATTCACCTTCCAAGTTATAGGAATTTAATCCCAACATTCCTTTTTGGCGTTATATGCTGTCTAATTTATTCTAAAACACGAAATATTCTTTACACTATTCTAATACATTTTCTATCAAATCTAACATGGCTGCTTACAATTAAATTTGGTGCTAATATCTACAATTGGGTTTTATCATTGGAATACAACTATTTATATTGGGTTTTAGTTTTATCAGGAATTTTAATAGTATATTTTTCACTTCGAAAAATAACTACAGCTAACAACGTGTATAATTAA
- a CDS encoding MPN domain-containing protein encodes MLTPQNIISIFEEHGLPEYGLTLDFLPTQSLIRKMSERFKIEFAIMFTINNGNYYCIYKGTSNSVELPIDAKEILLSHTHPNGTIKPSIHDINWLKTAQSVGSPQIQSVILPIGKKRVTFNINSPFLK; translated from the coding sequence ATGTTAACACCTCAAAATATTATTTCAATATTCGAAGAACATGGACTCCCAGAGTATGGGCTAACATTAGATTTTTTACCAACTCAATCTTTAATTAGAAAGATGTCTGAGAGATTTAAAATTGAATTTGCTATTATGTTTACAATAAATAATGGTAATTACTATTGCATATACAAAGGCACAAGTAATAGCGTAGAATTACCAATTGACGCTAAAGAAATACTTCTTTCTCATACACATCCAAATGGCACAATAAAACCAAGCATTCACGATATTAATTGGTTGAAAACTGCTCAATCTGTAGGTTCACCTCAGATTCAATCGGTAATATTACCCATTGGAAAAAAAAGAGTAACTTTCAATATTAATAGCCCCTTTTTAAAATAA
- a CDS encoding T9SS type A sorting domain-containing protein — protein sequence MKTKLRSFLLNLVIVIMPVLGFSQCPGTITLTSQAEVDAFPTNYPSCTDIDGTLTISGNDITDLTPLLGIETVYHLYIQDNPLLVDLTGLNNFTGEGVDEFIISNNDNLININGLSSYVSNYGIRLHYNNSLQNLIGISPSFAGTIQLLGNPNIQSLEGLEVISSLFGILLQSNNSLSDISALSNVSLGNDTYVDIIITDNPNLSNCNIESVCYSLANCISECSYQIENNAEGCSNILEIGYNCGIEPRNDDCSSSFLLTLGEQIVAYNELATSSNQIPSCNNVSNRADVWFSFNTGANEFIDINVSEGYNLQLWSGTCSSLTQVNNACSTGSLVNIPVSTFTYYKLQVWSEDTGRMATGLFDIVIQDELLSTQDISLIEFSLYPNPTSNILNLKSNKTITQVKVHNLLGQEIMSLKPNSFREEIDLVELNSGMYLVTVENNNSSAVYRVIKE from the coding sequence ATGAAAACAAAATTACGTTCTTTTTTATTAAATTTAGTAATAGTAATTATGCCTGTTCTTGGTTTTAGTCAATGTCCAGGTACAATTACTTTAACATCACAAGCAGAAGTTGATGCTTTTCCCACAAATTACCCTTCTTGTACAGATATAGACGGTACATTAACAATCAGTGGGAATGATATAACGGATTTAACACCTTTACTTGGTATAGAAACGGTTTATCATTTATATATACAAGACAATCCATTACTTGTTGACTTAACAGGTTTGAATAATTTCACAGGAGAAGGTGTAGATGAATTTATAATATCAAATAACGATAATCTAATTAATATAAATGGTTTGAGTTCCTATGTATCAAATTATGGAATTCGATTACATTACAATAATTCTTTACAAAATTTAATAGGTATATCTCCTTCATTTGCAGGAACCATACAACTATTAGGGAATCCTAATATACAAAGTTTAGAAGGACTTGAAGTCATATCGTCTTTATTTGGAATTTTATTACAGAGTAATAATTCGTTGTCCGATATTTCCGCATTGTCAAATGTTAGTTTGGGTAACGATACTTATGTAGACATTATAATTACAGATAACCCTAATTTATCAAATTGTAATATAGAATCAGTTTGTTACTCTTTAGCGAATTGTATTTCAGAGTGTAGTTATCAGATTGAAAACAATGCAGAAGGTTGTTCAAATATTTTGGAAATAGGCTATAATTGTGGAATTGAACCAAGAAATGATGATTGCAGTAGTTCGTTTTTATTAACTTTAGGAGAACAAATCGTTGCATATAATGAGTTGGCAACATCATCAAACCAAATACCATCTTGTAATAATGTTAGTAATAGAGCAGACGTTTGGTTTAGTTTTAATACTGGTGCTAATGAATTTATTGATATTAACGTAAGTGAAGGTTATAATTTACAGTTATGGAGTGGAACTTGCAGTTCATTGACCCAAGTAAACAATGCTTGTAGTACAGGTTCATTAGTGAATATTCCAGTCTCAACATTTACTTACTATAAGCTACAAGTATGGAGTGAAGACACAGGTAGAATGGCAACAGGTTTATTCGATATTGTTATTCAAGACGAATTGTTATCTACGCAAGACATTTCACTCATAGAATTTAGCTTATATCCTAATCCAACAAGTAATATTTTGAATTTAAAATCTAATAAGACTATTACTCAAGTTAAAGTACATAATCTTTTGGGTCAGGAGATAATGAGTTTGAAACCGAATTCATTTAGAGAAGAAATCGATTTGGTTGAACTAAATTCTGGAATGTATTTAGTTACCGTTGAAAACAATAATTCATCGGCAGTTTATAGAGTGATTAAAGAATAA